The Caldalkalibacillus salinus nucleotide sequence CATCCGTATTTACAAATATACTCAGAAGGGTCACGTTGCCTTCTGTACCTTGTATTCCTGTCGTGATCATGAAGAATACTGTAGCCACGACGAGGGTTATTATAGGCATGATCAGGTCTCGCGTTTTTCCGTGATGACCCTGCTTCAGGGCTTCATCGTCCTGATGCCCAGGGACAGCCCCTTTAGACGTATCAAGCACCTCACCCGATGCCTCAGCACGTTCCTCATGTTCTTTCATCGGGCCAACATCAAGTCTATACATGATAACAGCAAATACAAGCACGAGGGCAGAAAGCGCATATAAATTCATGGGTATCATGTACATAAAAGCTTGTAACGCCTCATACTGCGTAATGCCATGATGAGTCAATATACCGGCAATAATGGTAATGATATACGCGCCCCAACTAGAAACGGGTGCGATCACACACATCGGCGCAGCCGTAGAATCCACAAGGTAGGCAAGCTTTGCTCTAGATACACGATGGCGATCCGTCAGCGGTCGACTCACATTACCAACGAGCAAGCTGTTAAAATAATCATCGATAAATATAATGACACCTAGGATAGCTGAGCTCAGCTGTGCCCCTTTCTTTGTCTTCACTTTGCTTTGCGCCCATTCACCAAACGCTCGGCTTCCTCCGGAAAGCGCAATGAGTGCAGCCATCATACCGAGTAAGAGTAAAAATAAAATAATGTAAAATTCCCAGCTGTTCAATTGCCACGTATCTTCTTCAAATACGACAAAAATACCTCTCACAATGTCAAAAACATAAACAACACTATTAACTATCCAATCATAAAGTCCACCAAACGAAGCGAGATCTCCTTCAGTACCGTTAATCATGAGCGTCCCGACAACAATACCCAGACCTAGGGATATGAGTACTCTTCTCGTGATCACAACCATGAGTAAAGCTAGGAGTGGTGGAATTAAAGAATAAATTGTTCCTTCCATGCTTCTCATTTCCTCCTCTTTTAATCCACTATGCAATGAGGAAATGCCCATTTCAACGAACACTCTTAAGTACGACAAACGCAAATCTATCACTGCTCGTAAAAAAAAAGGCAATGACAGGAATCTCCTATCATTGCCTTTATGGACAATGCTTATCCCCATCACAAATGGTGTAGTTCTCCACAACCGTCTTAGGTGTGACAGTGTTACACTTCTTCAGTATAACCCCAGCAATAGGCATGTTGACGCATCCCTAAAGCTTCGGCGGAAGTCCCTTTCACCTGTAATCATGGTTGTCATTCTCCTACAGGATACTGATGATAATCCGCGCCTCTACCTCATCTGTGAATGATGAGGCACAACATGTATATTTTATACTATTGCAAAGCGCTTTCTATTATAACAATATTGGCATGAATGTGGCAACAGTGAATTTGACGCTCGTAAACACTTAAAATTTACCATTAATTCTACGACTCTAGGGTTGATGTCGACGTGCAAAATCGACAAATCGAAACTTATCTGTTCGATGTCGGGATTCTGTATATTGGATCAGGCTCGTATCTTCTAGATAAACGAAGCTTCGTACAACGACTACTTGGTCATGTCCATCGACATCTAGATAGCATTGATCCTCTTCAGTTACGGACTCTACAACAATTTCTTTTTTGGCAAAGCTAATCTGTAAACGTAAATCCTTTTCCAAATATTCGTAAATGGAGTCTGCACATATCTCTTCTGTTAGAGAAGGGACATGCTTTTGTAGTAGATAATCTTTATCGAGAATGATCTTCTCTCCATTAATCTCACGTGAACGGACCACTTCCCAGATGCGATCCTGTTGCGTTAAGGACGGGTGGTTGATTAACGTATCGTTAGGCTTATCTAAATGGAGTTGATGGACGATCGTTCGGGGCTTGTCTCCCATCTTTTGAGCCAGCTCCTTAAAGCTGACAACACCGGAGATAGGAAAATCTAATTTACTCAGACCTAGAACGATCGACCCTTTTCCTCTGACTTTTTGAATGTAGCCGTTTTGAGAAAGTAAATTAAGAGCCTTTCGCACCGTTTCTCGTGAGGTGCAATACTGCTCGCATAAAGCGTTTTCTGAAGGAAGCTTTGAATCAGGTTTGTATTTCGCATCCTTAATCTCATCAACAATATCTTGATATATGGTTAAATATTTATTTTGCATAGCATCACCTGACTTCATTTTAGCATGAAGGGCTTAAGTGATAAACGATAGACTCATAAGGTCTTAAATGTACACGATCATACGTTTCAGACGAATCTTTGTAATTGGATATGAGGATGTTGGCCTCATATTGCTGAAGAGAAACTGGACATTCAAATGTCACATCGGTACCGTAAAAATTGTTGACGACTAACAGTTTCTCCCCTTCTCCATGGCGAACGTAGGCAAAAATTTGATCATGATCGTCTAAGATCAATTCATAGCGTCCGTACGTGATGATATCGTATTCCTTCCTTAGTTGAATGAGCTTCTGGTAGTGATAGAATATGGAATCCTCATCCTCAAGGGCTTGAGCCGCATTGACCTCGGCCACATTATCGGCTGTGGAAATCCAAGGCGTACCTGTTGTAAATCCTGCGTGTGGACGATGATCCCATTGCACAGGCGTACGTGAATTGTCTCTAGATTTCTTTTTCAAAGCTTGTAGAATGGCTTGTTCATCCCAGCCCTCTGCTTTTTTCATCTTATACATGTTAAGCGACTCAACATCACGGTACTGATCAATCGAATCGAACTTGGGATCGGTCATGCCGAACTCTTCACCTTGGTAAATGTAAGGCGTGCCCTGCATCATATGAATAGTCGTGGCTAGCATCTTAGCCGACTGACGATGATACGTCTCATCGTCACCATAGCGTGAGACCACACGTGGCTGGTCATGATTACACCAAAAGAGGGCATTCCATCCGCCACCCTCATGCATGCCGACCTGCCATTTGGTGAGGATATCCTTCAACGCTTGAAAATCAAAATCGACGACAGACCACTTTTCACCATTCAAATAATCGACCTTCAGATGATGGAAGTTGAAGGTCATATCCAGCTCTTCTCGTTCCGGATCCGTATACTTAATACAGTGATCGATCGTCGTAGACGACATTTCCCCCACTGTCATGCTTTCATATTGGGAGAACACTTTCTGGTTCATTTCATGCATAAACTCATGGACTCTAGGACCATCAGTATAAAACTTTCTTCCGTCTCCAGGGGGAACGGAACCATCATCGTCAGGAAAGTCCTGATTTTTGGAGATGAGGTTAATGACATCTAAACGAAAGCCGTCAACTCCCTTTTTAAACCAAAAGTGCATCATATCATAAACATGCTCTCTTAGCGTTGGATTTTCCCAATTCAAGTCTGCTTGTGTGACGTCGAATAGATGAAGATAATACTGCCCTGTATGCTCATCGTATTCCCAAGCCGAACCTCCAAATTTGGATTCCCAATTTGTTGGGACATCAGTTGGCGCGTTGTCGTCTCCTGACCCCTGTTGTTTACTCGGCTTATCGCCATCCGTTTCCGCTTGGATCGCGGTTTGACCATCCTTCCAAATATAAAAGTCACGATAAGGATTGTCTTTAGATTGGGCGGCCTGTTTGAACCATTCATGTTCAGTTGAAGTGTGGTTCACGGCGATATCCATAATAACGCTTAAACCACGCTGATGAGCTTCTTCTAGCAGCTGTTCGAAATCCTCCATCGTGCCATACTCTTCATGTATATCGTAATAATCACTGATATCATACCCGTTATCCCTTTGAGGGGAGGCGTAGATCGGCGTTAACCAGATCACATCGACCCCCAGTTTTTCGAGATAGTCCAGTTTGGCTATAATCCCTTGAATGTCACCAACACCGTTTCCTGTTGTATCGTTGAAGCTTTTCGGATAGATCTGATAAACGACAGATCTTTTCCACCATGGTTCGTTCATCATTTGTTTTTATTCACCTTTTCTTTGCTTGTATTTCCCGTATATGACGGTTAAGACGAATGGTACGACGATGACGACGCCCATACCGATAAAGAAGGAAAGCCAGAATTCGGGGAAGATAGATAAGAATCCTGGAATGCCCCCAACGCCAATAGACGTTGCTCTAACCCCTTGGTACGTGATATAAAGACCAGCGATGGCAGAACCTACCATAGCAAAGATGAACGGGTATTTAAAGCGAAGGTTCACCCCGAACATCGCGGGTTCTGTAATGCCGAGATACGCAGAAATAGCTGAGGTAAAGGAGAGACCTTTTACATTTTCATCCTTTGATGCAAACATCATGGCTAACGCTGCTGAACCTTGTGCAATATTAGACAGCGCGAGCATTGGCCACAAGAATGTTGCCCCTGTAGACGCGATCAGTTGTAAATCCACCGCTAAGAAGGTATGGTGCATCCCTGTCACAACGAGGAGTGCGTATAAACCACCGTAGATCAGTCCCCCTAAGGCAGGAATGGCTTCAAATACGCCGACGAAAGCTGACGTAATCATGTTCCCGATGGCAAAGGTGACTGGCCCTACCACTATAAACGCTAAGACCCCTGCAAGGAGTAACGTAATCGGTGCGACCACTAATAATTTAAACGCATCGGCCACGCGTTTGTTAAGGAAGCCTTCAATACGTGCCAAAATATAAGCTGAAATTAAGACTGGTAGAACTTGCCCTTGGTAACCAAGCTTTTGCACTTCAAATCCGAAGATGTTCCAGACGGGCACATTTCCCTCGTTAATCGCTTCAGCATAATCCCAAGCATTCATCAATGCTGGGTGAACGAGCATGAGCCCTAGTACAATACCGAGTAATTCACTTCCGCCAAACCGGCGTACAGCTGACCACCCAATCAGCGCGGGTAAGAAAACAAAAGCTGTATTGGCAATTAAATTAATCATGTCTGCCGGATCGTTCCACTGTGGGTAAGCATCCACGATCGACATCTCATCAAAGAAAATTCCCGGTCCTGTAAGTATATTATTAATCCCCATTAATAAACCGGCTGTCACGATCGCAGGCAGAATGGGAATGAAAATATCCGCAAGCGTTTTAATCGCGCGTTGTAATGGGTTGAGCTTCTTCTCTGCCTCATCCTTAATGTCTTGCTTCGTAGATGCTCCTATTCCCGTTTGTTCCACGAGCGCCTTATAAACTTTATCAACTGTTCCTTGTCCGATAACGACTTGGAACTGACCGTTACTAGAGAAAGCGCCCTTAACAGCATCGACTTGTTCGAGTGCTTCTTGGTCCACCTGATCTTCATCAACTAAGGCGAATCTCAAGCGTGTGACACAATGGGTCGCTTTTGAGATGTTCTCTTTTCCACCGACTGCTTTTATAATCTGTTCGGTAGACTGTTTGATGTCCATGTCTTAACCCCCTATAGATATAAATACATCATGGCTTTTTGCGGGTGATAGTAAGTATAATACCTTTTCTTCTAATCCGCTTTCATAATATCAATCTTGTATATACAAGTTTGTTAAGCCCTTTCATTTTAAGATGTATATACATGTTTTGCAAGCCTAAAGGCCTAAGAATTTTTGTCCAAAATGTGAAGGTCGCTTGAAAAAAGGGATTAATGACTTTCTCATGAGAACGTGTGTATGGATATGACGCAACGATGCTACACTCTTCCGATGACGTTTCGTTTCTCCCTATTATTTGAGCATCAAGGTCAAATTATAATAAAATAGTGCAAACAAAAAACGTTCGGTTATATTAAAAGACCGAACGTTTTTCAGCAGTTTCATATTTGATTCTTTTGATTTTTAAGCCCCCGGTGGTTCAAGATCCTACTTGTATATCTCACAATCTTACACAGATTGTCTTCACCTTCATCGTGTGACTTGCTTAGTTTTCATGCTTGAATTCAATTTCATCCCGTTTCTTACTGTATTTCACTGTCAGGTCATGTCCGTCAAAATACCATAAGTCCTCTTTTTCCACATAAAACGTGATGCCGTCTATCTCTGTTTCGGCACCCATTTCTTTTGGCTGATCTTTGTTCATTCCTAGGGAAAATCCGCTTTGAAAGGTTCCACAACCTCCGTACCGTGTGAAAAAGCGAACATAATCGCCCGAAGCTAATGCCATCTCTTTTTTAAACCAGCTAAAAGCGGGTCGTGTGACTTTAATTTCCACATTAACACTCCTTATCCATTAACCCTTCTTGAATGTTGTAATGACCATTGTAACGGATAAAGAATAATAAATAAAGTACAGCGCCTTGGCGACACTGTACTTTATAACCTACTTATAACATGGCCTTATTCCTTTGATCTCTTGGTCGTCATTTGTATCCTTCTGTATTTGTGTCCTTTATTACTATTTCTCTTTGGTGACCATACCATAAGCTTTTTCTACTGCATCATAAGCGTTGACGTAACCTGCGCCCACTTCCCAAGCGTCATAGTCCGGCATATCCGTTGCTGTATCTTGTAAAATGTCTTTGACTTCGTCCGGTGTTAAGCTTGGATTCGCTTGGAGCATGAGTGCCACGATACCTGCAACATGAGGGGTCGCCATGGACGTACCACTCATCATCGCATAGTAAGGCTGGTGTGCAGGGTCAATTTCACTAGACACACCTAGTGGCATTAGTGGACTGGGAGGAATCGTAGAGATCACATCTACACCTGGTGCTGTCACTGTTGGGCGGTCTTGCCACGTCCATGTTTGTCCATCTAATTCAAAGCTCTCCTCATGTCCTTCCGTTCCTCTAGAAGAGAAGTCAGCAAGGTCACCGTCTTTTGTCCCAGCTGCCACTGAAATAACCCATGGCGCTTTGGCATAAGGATTATGCGTATCAGCTGAAGGTCCGGAGTTACCCGCTGCGAATGTAATAATCATATTACGGTCATAGCATAGCTTTGTAGCCACATTGATAGGGTTGTGTGGGTCAAAGTCTCCTGAAGATCCCCAAGAGTTCGTCACGACACGAATATCATATTCGTGTTGGTGCGTTAACGCGTAATCAAACCCGCCTAAAGCATCTAGGATGAATAGTACGGCACCTGATCCATATCCTACAAGGTCAGCTCCTGGTGCGACGCCTTCGTACTTACCACTAGACATCGCTCCCGTACCAGCCACGGTGCCAGCAACATGCGTACCGTGTCCAGAGTTTGTGTCCGTGTTAGGCTGATCCTCTAGATATGTAACAGGAAGTAGCTCACGATCATAAGCATTGAGATTTGTTGTTCCCATGACATTTTGTACGAGCTTACGTCCAAACTCATGGTCTTTATGTGTCCCATCAACACCGCTGTCATTGACGAGTACAGTGACCCCATCTCCCGAGATTGGAAGGCCATCAAAGCGGTAATTTGGGTCCTCTCTCAGCTTGTCCACACCTGTTAAATCTGTAGAATCCTCATTAAAATACTCTAATTCGCTATTGAGGTACAAAGAACGAACCTCAGAGGCAGTCGCCAAAGCTTCGATCTGTTCTTTAGTGGCTAAAACACCCGCGATCGGCAATGATTCAAATGTAAAGCCGGTCGTAATGTTGACGTCTTCTAACACATTTAACTGCCCTTCTGTTACCCCTTCATCACCCCAGAAAGTCACAATCACTTGGACAGCTTCCTCAGTTTGGGCGAGCGTTTCAGTTAGCTTTGGATCCACGACCGTTTCAAACTGACTTGTGCTTTGACCAAACGTCGTCGCTGCCGGTGTTAAAGAAAAAACCAACATGACGACTAACACAATTGAAATGGCAAGATTCATGTTTTTGTTCATTCATTTTCCTCCTCTTTATAATTTTGTCACAATTCTTACAATATCTATCGTAGCGTTGTATCATGAAATCGAATAGTTAAAATCTAAAAATATAACAAATGATCTACTGATATGAACAATTGATGTTTAAGTAAACGCTTGTATTGCCTACTGATTTGTTAAAATCTACTAAGTGTATCCACCATAGATTGACAGATAAAAGACAAAAGACCCAAAAAATTGGGCCTTTATGAGGAAGGGGTTGACGTCTCCAGTACTTTATATTGAATGGCACAAATAATAGCCTGAGAGCGACTTTTGACTTTTAATTTTTTATAAACCTTATTCAGATGTATTTTGACCGTTTTTTCACTGATAAACAGGACTTCAGCAATGTCCTTATTCGTTTTTCCCTCTACCAGTAATCTCAGCACTTCTGCTTCTCTCGGTGATAAGGGTTCAAATTGGCTCGGTGGTGGACTCTCAGCTGGCTGTTCATTTGAGTGATGTACATGTGACCCTAAAGATCCTGATGTTTCCTCCTCCGCTTGCATCGCATACTGGTTTAAAAGTTTTTTGGCCATCGCTGGATGAAGCATTGACTGTCCGTTGGCGACCACCCTAATGGCATCCACGACTTCTTCGGAGGGGCAATCCTTTAAGAGATAGCCACTTGCACCGGAGCGAAGAACAGAGAAGAGATATTCGTCTTTATCGTACATCGTTAGAATCAATATTTCAGATTCAGGTGAGATGCTTTTGATGCGTTTGGTGGCTTCAACGCCATCCATTTCAGGCATGTTGATATCCATGAGGACGACATCAGGCTTGGTCCGTTCTATCAAGGTGACCGCCTCAATGCCATTCGTAGCTTTGCCTACCACTTCTAAATCCTCTTCTAGGTCTATAATTAGCCCCATACCCTCAAGTACAACGGCATGATCATCTACAAGCGCGATACTTGTTTTCATACGACACCATCCTTTCTGATCCGGTGAAAGTGTGCTTCATGAATACTAATACTAATCTCAGTCCCTTTGCTTTCTGCAGTGTTAATTTGAAAATAAGCGTCATACTTTTGCGCGAGCTCATTCATATTTTGGATACCGAAGTGATCCTCGTGCTGTAACGCCTGACTTAACGAAAACCCAATGCCATTATCTCTAATAGAAAGACTGATGTGATCGGTGGCGTAATCTAGCGTCACTTGAGCCTGTGTGGCTTGGGCGTGTTTGTTAATATTTTGCAAAGATTCAGATAGGATCTGATACAACGCTTCCTCAGCAGCATCCGAAATAGAGTAGGGTTTGCCCTCCACAGTAAAGACGGTTTCTATCCCGCAGGAAAGCTCAAACTCTAGTACCTTTCTTTCTATCGCTTTGCGCAAGCCATATAGCTGCGTTGGCAAGGGACGCAAAGCATAAATCGACTGCCGTATATCCTTTAAGCTCTTTCTTAACTTGTGAACATTATCCTCCAACAACCCTTTTAATCGGTGGGGTTTTGTGTCGACGCACTTAAGGCAAGTCTCTGTCTTTAAGGTGACAGCGAGCATAGATTGGGCTATGCCATCATGAATTTCTCTAGCTAATCGGTTTCTCTCTTCGGCAATGAGCCGTTTTTCTCTTTCTTGAACCAATAGCGTGTTACGAATGGCCATAGAAGCATGGTTAGCTAAAGTTTCAAGCATGAGTTTATCCTCTTCGAAATAACTTCTCGTACGTTC carries:
- a CDS encoding Na+/H+ antiporter NhaC family protein, giving the protein MEGTIYSLIPPLLALLMVVITRRVLISLGLGIVVGTLMINGTEGDLASFGGLYDWIVNSVVYVFDIVRGIFVVFEEDTWQLNSWEFYIILFLLLLGMMAALIALSGGSRAFGEWAQSKVKTKKGAQLSSAILGVIIFIDDYFNSLLVGNVSRPLTDRHRVSRAKLAYLVDSTAAPMCVIAPVSSWGAYIITIIAGILTHHGITQYEALQAFMYMIPMNLYALSALVLVFAVIMYRLDVGPMKEHEERAEASGEVLDTSKGAVPGHQDDEALKQGHHGKTRDLIMPIITLVVATVFFMITTGIQGTEGNVTLLSIFVNTDVAAALVYGGLIGLGVAVLLTSIRLYGVHHFSVAAFKDLIAGLWAGIKSMLPAIYILVFAWTIIEIIGALKTGAYLASIIDGNIPVMLLPALVFLISGIMAFSTGTSWGTFGMLLPIAGEMAVVVDVQLLLPMLAAVLAGAIFGDHCSPISDTTILSSTGAGSHHIDHVMTQLPYALMAAATTFIGYLALGFTGSALAGIVATLLSMAVVVYILKAKLKATAA
- the treR gene encoding trehalose operon repressor, with amino-acid sequence MQNKYLTIYQDIVDEIKDAKYKPDSKLPSENALCEQYCTSRETVRKALNLLSQNGYIQKVRGKGSIVLGLSKLDFPISGVVSFKELAQKMGDKPRTIVHQLHLDKPNDTLINHPSLTQQDRIWEVVRSREINGEKIILDKDYLLQKHVPSLTEEICADSIYEYLEKDLRLQISFAKKEIVVESVTEEDQCYLDVDGHDQVVVVRSFVYLEDTSLIQYTESRHRTDKFRFVDFARRHQP
- a CDS encoding alpha,alpha-phosphotrehalase translates to MNEPWWKRSVVYQIYPKSFNDTTGNGVGDIQGIIAKLDYLEKLGVDVIWLTPIYASPQRDNGYDISDYYDIHEEYGTMEDFEQLLEEAHQRGLSVIMDIAVNHTSTEHEWFKQAAQSKDNPYRDFYIWKDGQTAIQAETDGDKPSKQQGSGDDNAPTDVPTNWESKFGGSAWEYDEHTGQYYLHLFDVTQADLNWENPTLREHVYDMMHFWFKKGVDGFRLDVINLISKNQDFPDDDGSVPPGDGRKFYTDGPRVHEFMHEMNQKVFSQYESMTVGEMSSTTIDHCIKYTDPEREELDMTFNFHHLKVDYLNGEKWSVVDFDFQALKDILTKWQVGMHEGGGWNALFWCNHDQPRVVSRYGDDETYHRQSAKMLATTIHMMQGTPYIYQGEEFGMTDPKFDSIDQYRDVESLNMYKMKKAEGWDEQAILQALKKKSRDNSRTPVQWDHRPHAGFTTGTPWISTADNVAEVNAAQALEDEDSIFYHYQKLIQLRKEYDIITYGRYELILDDHDQIFAYVRHGEGEKLLVVNNFYGTDVTFECPVSLQQYEANILISNYKDSSETYDRVHLRPYESIVYHLSPSC
- the treP gene encoding PTS system trehalose-specific EIIBC component, translating into MDIKQSTEQIIKAVGGKENISKATHCVTRLRFALVDEDQVDQEALEQVDAVKGAFSSNGQFQVVIGQGTVDKVYKALVEQTGIGASTKQDIKDEAEKKLNPLQRAIKTLADIFIPILPAIVTAGLLMGINNILTGPGIFFDEMSIVDAYPQWNDPADMINLIANTAFVFLPALIGWSAVRRFGGSELLGIVLGLMLVHPALMNAWDYAEAINEGNVPVWNIFGFEVQKLGYQGQVLPVLISAYILARIEGFLNKRVADAFKLLVVAPITLLLAGVLAFIVVGPVTFAIGNMITSAFVGVFEAIPALGGLIYGGLYALLVVTGMHHTFLAVDLQLIASTGATFLWPMLALSNIAQGSAALAMMFASKDENVKGLSFTSAISAYLGITEPAMFGVNLRFKYPFIFAMVGSAIAGLYITYQGVRATSIGVGGIPGFLSIFPEFWLSFFIGMGVVIVVPFVLTVIYGKYKQRKGE
- a CDS encoding iron-sulfur cluster biosynthesis family protein, which produces MEIKVTRPAFSWFKKEMALASGDYVRFFTRYGGCGTFQSGFSLGMNKDQPKEMGAETEIDGITFYVEKEDLWYFDGHDLTVKYSKKRDEIEFKHEN
- a CDS encoding S8 family peptidase translates to MNKNMNLAISIVLVVMLVFSLTPAATTFGQSTSQFETVVDPKLTETLAQTEEAVQVIVTFWGDEGVTEGQLNVLEDVNITTGFTFESLPIAGVLATKEQIEALATASEVRSLYLNSELEYFNEDSTDLTGVDKLREDPNYRFDGLPISGDGVTVLVNDSGVDGTHKDHEFGRKLVQNVMGTTNLNAYDRELLPVTYLEDQPNTDTNSGHGTHVAGTVAGTGAMSSGKYEGVAPGADLVGYGSGAVLFILDALGGFDYALTHQHEYDIRVVTNSWGSSGDFDPHNPINVATKLCYDRNMIITFAAGNSGPSADTHNPYAKAPWVISVAAGTKDGDLADFSSRGTEGHEESFELDGQTWTWQDRPTVTAPGVDVISTIPPSPLMPLGVSSEIDPAHQPYYAMMSGTSMATPHVAGIVALMLQANPSLTPDEVKDILQDTATDMPDYDAWEVGAGYVNAYDAVEKAYGMVTKEK
- a CDS encoding response regulator transcription factor is translated as MKTSIALVDDHAVVLEGMGLIIDLEEDLEVVGKATNGIEAVTLIERTKPDVVLMDINMPEMDGVEATKRIKSISPESEILILTMYDKDEYLFSVLRSGASGYLLKDCPSEEVVDAIRVVANGQSMLHPAMAKKLLNQYAMQAEEETSGSLGSHVHHSNEQPAESPPPSQFEPLSPREAEVLRLLVEGKTNKDIAEVLFISEKTVKIHLNKVYKKLKVKSRSQAIICAIQYKVLETSTPSS